ttttttcttctattttcatttatgagGGTTTCGTGTTCATTTTTCTGAGTGTCTCCTTGCATTTAATCTGACCAGTGTGTATCTGCAGGTCCATTTAGAGCTCAAATGTGGGCAGAGGCCAAGGAGACAGATGAGAGTTCCCTGAGACATGCTGTGTTTATTTGTGAAGGCTGCCATGCCTCGTACCACCGAGTGGGTGGCTTCAACAAGAGAATTTTCTCAGAGTTCTACAGGCCAGAGGTCGGAGATCGACTGTCAGCAgtgttcatttattctgagacGTGTCTCGTTGGCTCGTAGATGGCCATCTCTTCCCTATGTCTTTGTATGGTTTTCcctctgtatgtgtctgtgtcctaatctccttttTCTGTATGCCAGATTGGGCTGGGGCCCACTCATACATCTCCATTTAactttacctctttaaaggcctgGTCTCCTaacacagtcacattctgggGTACTGAGGGTTAGAACGTGAACATTTGAATTGACGAGGGAGGGGCATAGCTCAGCCCATAGTGAAATGAGAGTTTAACACCTCCTTGTCCCCCCTCAGCTGGGATTCTATTTGTACGAAACCACGCCTGGGATATTTGTTTTGGTTTACTTTTCCCGGCATGGGAGCAGAGTGTAACTTTCTGGGAGCAAACAGGAAGATGGttctacataatttaaaaattccatgatAAATGTAAGGTGGTAAATAtccaactaaaaaaaatataaaggctCTGAACGAAGGATAAGAAATATGGGACCTATCAACTTAtgcagcagagaaaggaaaaatgtaaaataaagtagCTGACTTCATGAAAACTCTGTATGTTGCATAATCTAGGAGAGatctgattttaaattttctgcttCATGATCTTCATAAATGTGTTCATACTTGTCAGGAGGCAGCCCCAGTTTAGGGCTTGGAATATATAGTCACCATATGACAACTGTCTTAATTGGCCCATTCTGCTAAGTTGTTGATTTGTGCTGGGAGCCTGTTCCcatcccagcccccactcccctTCTGTGCAAAGGACTCCAATTTGAACTCAGCTGCCTCCTGAAAAGCACTGGCGTGACGCTCCAAATACAGCGTGTTTTCAATCTCTCTACGAAGGTAATTCGCCTAAGATCCCCCTTTCGAAAATCGGAGTTTCCACATCTGAGGATCCTGCCGGAGTCTATCAGTGTGTGCCTATGACAAGTAGGGCATGACGACAGGGACCTACCTTGAGGTTTGGGCTTAGTCAGCTTGCCACAGGGCTTGGAGATAGTGACTGTCTTCTGGCAGTCGGCATTGTGGAGGGCTCGCTTCAGACTTCCGGTCCTGGTCTTCAAGGCGGTATTCAGGTCACATTCTCCCCAGGCCTGGAACTGGTATTTGCACTCCGCTAAAGGCAGGGTAGGACCAAACAGAAATCTTTGAGCTCCTCTAGGAGTGCCAGAGAAGTAGGCAcacttttgtttttcactttctgcagtGAGAGGattatagattcacatgcagttgtaagaagtAATATAGAAAGATCCCTAGATCCTTCAGCCAATTTCCCTCAATTGTGATGATCTTACATAACCAGAGCCCGCTGGCGCAACCAGGAAATGAACAGGGATACATTCCACAAAAGTTATTCAGGCCCTGCCAATTTCACGCGCACTCAtttgtgtacatgcatgtgtgcacacatttaGTTCCCTGCGACTTGGCCACATGTGCAGATATGAGTGAATACCAATACCATTAACATACAAAAGATCTCCAACACAGGAGTCCTTCGGGTGAAACCTTTCCTAGCCCTAGCCTAGGCATCTTCCTCCCTTCTCGATCTCCTTAACCCCTGGCAATCACTCATCCattctccatctctataattttgtcatgttAAGAACGttacgtaggggcgcctgggtggctcagttggttgagcgtccgacttgatttcggctcaggtcatgttcccagggttgtaggatcgagcctcctgtcagactctgcactgagcatggagcccgcttaaaatttcctctctccccctcctcccctctgccctgcctctcactctaaacaaacaaacaaacaaacacatgttatgtaaatagaatcatacagtaggtaaccttttgagattggcttttttcacgcAGCATAATTTCCTGGGTGTCCATCCAAGTTGTGTGTTTCAACAGTGAGTTTCTCTTTATTGCCGGGTAGTATCCCATGGTGGGATGGGAATGTATTACGGTTTCAGCATTCACCCATTGAAGGaaatctgggttgtttccaggttttagCTGTCATAAATAAAGCTGCTCTTTACTATCCGTGTACAGAGTTTTATAGCAATGGAAGTTTTCATTCTTCTAGGGTAAATGGCCAAAAGTGAAGCCTGCATTGTATGGTAAACAGATGTTTGGTCTTACAACAAGACTgccatcctctttttttttttttttaatgtggctataCCGTTTTACATTTCCATCGGCAAAGTATGAGTGATCTAGTTTCCCTACATCCTCTCTAGCCTTTGGtgttatttgtaattttagttattctgatGGATGCGTAGTATACAGTGACATCTCACtggttttcacttccttttccctAACAGGGAAAAGAAGTTCAACActtttttcagttgtttatttGCCACCTGTATTTTGCCTATGGTAAAATGTCTGTCCCTATCTTTTACCCACCTTCTAATTGGATTCttagttttgagagttctttataaagTCTAGGTATACGTTCTTTAagacatacttttaaaaactttccgTAGGGTCTTTAGGGGACGTAAGACCAAATGTATCTGAATTTCACAGTGCCCTTATAGAAGTTACCACCATTCATAAAAAGTACCCCAAAggttatagagaaagaaaaaaaatacagtgagtaTACCCATTGTCCTTCTTCACTGACTTACAGGTCAGAATACATTTCCGCAAACAGTAAGAACAATTGGGGCATTGTGAACTACCATGgccaagagagacagaaagtctGGAATGTGGAAGAAACAGGTAATCTGGATGTTCAATAGTGGGTTTAAAAGTTGgaagtgttggggtgcctgggtggctcagtcagttgagcgtccgactcttgattttggctcaggtcacgatctcagggtcgtgggattgagccctgctttagCACCGTGCTGAGCTTGGGGCCTACttaagtgtctctctctctctgtcctctctcctctctccctcctgcccctctcccctgctcattatctctaaaacaaacaaacaaaaaaagttggaAGTATTGAAGGACTCCTTCCCAAATAGGCAGATGAGGCCAGCAGGAGCATGGCAATAGTCAATGAGAGAAAAGTCTGTGAAAAGTGGCTATAAACAGTCTTGCTGGAATTGAAAAGTCAGTCTATTAATCACTGTGGATGGTGGAGAAAGATGGAAACGGAGAGGAGGCCTGAAAGTCACAGAAAGTGgtctggagaaggaagagaataaacaagagaagtgggaaggaaggaaaaaagaatgagaaatcaaagaagaagaggaaagaagagagatcgATGCACCCTTAGGAGGGGTCAAGGGTATATAGTTTACGTCCTGACTGGTACAGCAGTGGTTCTTGATCTGGGACTGTTTTGACCCCAAGGGTCATCTGGCAATACctgagacatttttagttgtcacaggtgatggaggtggggagtgctactcgaaataaataaataaataaataaataaataaatagcagtcaacctcaaaaaaaaaaaaaaaaaaaacccaaaaaatatcTGAGGGAAAAAATGCAAGCATTATCGCAGAGCATACGATTTAACCAACAGGACAACAGGAGCGGGACTTACCTCCAAATTGCTTTTTCCAGTTGCAGGGGATCTTACATCTCTGGGTCTTCATGGTTTGCTTACACTCAGCTCCAGTCCGGGTGCCCTCTCGGGTGCCCAGCCCACAGTCCCCGCTggtgggcacacacacactccactgcCATTCTCCACAGTCAgacttcttcacttttttttctggaaggaaggaaggaagaacagtcAACACCTGGAAAACCCTGATTCCTCTAACAAAGCTCATTCCAGGGCGTGAGGTTGTGAGGTCTGTGCTTTCTACCTCCTTCTTCGCTGTCCAGTAAATACTGGCAACTTGATACATCTTAGCCAGATGATTGGCTCAACGAATGATCCAGAGAAGGGACAAGGAAAACTGAAGGAGACAGAACGTTAACTGAACTCTTACCATGTGCTAGGGACTGTGCAAGTGATTTAATGACAGCTCCTTTTAGAAGCAAACACTTCTGTAAAGGATGGTCAAAAACAGCGAAACGAAAAAATCAGGAAACATTCTGTTAGAAGTAATGGCTGTCAGATTAGCCATTTGTAAGGCTAGTCAATGACTTGTAAGGCAAGTCAATGTTCCTTTCTCTGTCGTAGAGATGGAATAATGTAAGATGAATGAggtggatcacagacctaaacaGACTGCCAGCCCTACAGCCTGCTATTTTTGACACTGGAAGTGACATAGAAAAGGTGCTATActgctctgagcttcagtttccccctTTATTAAGATAACATACAACAAAAATTCCTTGCAGGACtctctttgagggagagagacaacacaaataaaacacCTACTTGCTGGTCAGTGTTCCGTACAGAGTAGCTACTAATATGATCATTATGTTAATAATCATCATCTATATTTTAGGACTGGTGGAGGGGAGAtcgatgggggtgggggtgtccctTAGATTCTTCTAAATacttggaaagaaggaagggagg
This DNA window, taken from Panthera tigris isolate Pti1 chromosome A2, P.tigris_Pti1_mat1.1, whole genome shotgun sequence, encodes the following:
- the PTN gene encoding pleiotrophin isoform X2, which translates into the protein MQSQQYLQQRRKFAAVFLAFIFILAAVDTAEAGKKEKPEKKVKKSDCGEWQWSVCVPTSGDCGLGTREGTRTGAECKQTMKTQRCKIPCNWKKQFGAECKYQFQAWGECDLNTALKTRTGSLKRALHNADCQKTVTISKPCGKLTKPKPQESKKKKKEGKKQEKMLD
- the PTN gene encoding pleiotrophin isoform X1, which produces MQSQQYLQQRRKFAAVFLAFIFILAAVDTAEAGKKEKPEKKVKKSDCGEWQWSVCVPTSGDCGLGTREGTRTGAECKQTMKTQRCKIPCNWKKQFGAECKYQFQAWGECDLNTALKTRTGSLKRALHNADCQKTVTISKPCGKLTKPKPQAESKKKKKEGKKQEKMLD